The sequence CCGCTGGATATTTCGCTCTACTGTCTGAAATCTGTTACCAACTGATAAAATAAATAAGCCGGATGTTTTAACGTCCGGCTTATTTCTATTTCCCGAACCATACGCTCATGGCGTCAATGGCTTCCATTGTGTTTCCGCATCTCTTTCTGAGGAAATCTTCTCCGAGAACCGCTTCAGCGCCAAGTTCGGCTGATTCCTCTATTGCCGCCCCGCCGTCAAAGTCAACGTATGACAGACGAAGGGTGAGTTCGTCCGCAGGGCGCCCGAAGCAGCTTCCGGCAAGAGTGGCAACCCCTGTTTCCTCAAGAAGCCTTTCGCACATTTCAGCGGAGTCATGTATTCCCCGTGCAGACAGCTTATCCTTGAGCGGCGAGAAGTCCGGAAAAAGGTAGAATCCGCCGTCCGGTCTCACGAGTTCCGCTCCGGCATTTCTGAGGGTGTCAGCGCAGTATGCTCCGAGGGCTTTGAGCACTTTCCTTGAGTGAAAGAGGTAGGCATCTATCTCCTTATCAGGAGTGAACGCCTTCACTGCCGCATACTGAATCGGTGCGCTCACTGATGTGAAGGTTTCACTTGCGACAACTGCCATGGCATCGACTATTTTTCTGAGCCCCGTGGGAACAGCGAAGGTTCCGAGCCTCCATCCGCCTGCGCCGCACCATTTGCTGAGTCCGCCGGACACTATTGTGCCTTCGGGATAGAATTTGGCGATCGATACATGGCTTCCGTCATGGTTTACTTCGCCGTAAATCTCGTCCGAGAGTATCAGCACGCCGTATCTGCGGGCGGTTTCGGCGAGGGCATGAAGCTCATCCGCATTATATGAATAACCTGTGGGGTTGTTGGGATAGTTGAGGAGCAGGACTCTCGGTCTTGCGGGGTCTTTAGCGCACTCTGCCTCCAGTGTGTCCGGCGTGAGAAGCCATTTATTATCTCTTTCCGTATTAAGCCAGCATACTCTCCTTCCTGTCAGCGCTGCCTGAGGAGCGTAGGATACCCAGCTTGGTGAAGGGAGAAGGAGATCTGCATCGTACACAAGCTGAAGGATGAACATAAGCTCCTTTGAACCGGGACCTATGATTATATCATCCCATGTGAAGCCGAGCCCCTGAGCCCTGCCGTAGTACGCGGCAACTGCTTCTCTGAGTTCTTTCAGACCCCGCACCGGCAGATAATCCTTCTGGCGGGCATTATCCTTAAGCGCCTGTATCACAGGAGCCGCAACGGGGAAGGGCGACTGCCCCAGACCGAGCTTATAAACTTTTTTCCCCGCCAGTATCATCGCGTTGCTGCGTTCGTTTATGCCGAGGGTAGCCGAGACGGGCATGCTTTTTATCGTATCGCTTATGGGGAGAGGTTCTTTCATATTTCACCTGAAAAAAGTAAGGCGGGGTTTTCGCCCCGCCCGTGTTTTCTTTATGCAGTCTGTCTTCCCGCTCTGAACTTCTGTTCCAGATAAAGAAGTCCCATAACTCCGAGACCAATCAGGTAAACAAGGTATCTGCTGCTTTCGGGTATGTTCAGATACTCATTTATCGAGCCCGGATGGAAAAGTACAAGGCACGCAAACAGGAAGAAGGGTATTTCATACCACTTGTTCCTTGTTATATACCAGCCCTGAACGGCGCTTGTAAAGGCAAATGCTCCGCAGCATGCCATCACGAAAACCAAGATGCCCTGAGTCCAGCTGAAAATATCATGCAGGATAAGGTCA is a genomic window of Geovibrio thiophilus containing:
- a CDS encoding pyridoxal phosphate-dependent aminotransferase, with translation MKEPLPISDTIKSMPVSATLGINERSNAMILAGKKVYKLGLGQSPFPVAAPVIQALKDNARQKDYLPVRGLKELREAVAAYYGRAQGLGFTWDDIIIGPGSKELMFILQLVYDADLLLPSPSWVSYAPQAALTGRRVCWLNTERDNKWLLTPDTLEAECAKDPARPRVLLLNYPNNPTGYSYNADELHALAETARRYGVLILSDEIYGEVNHDGSHVSIAKFYPEGTIVSGGLSKWCGAGGWRLGTFAVPTGLRKIVDAMAVVASETFTSVSAPIQYAAVKAFTPDKEIDAYLFHSRKVLKALGAYCADTLRNAGAELVRPDGGFYLFPDFSPLKDKLSARGIHDSAEMCERLLEETGVATLAGSCFGRPADELTLRLSYVDFDGGAAIEESAELGAEAVLGEDFLRKRCGNTMEAIDAMSVWFGK